Genomic DNA from Pigmentiphaga litoralis:
GTCCACCGTGATCGCGTTCTTGCCGCGGCCCGCATAGGTGTTGACCAGCCGCATTCCCAGCCCCGTACCCTGTGGCTTGGGGAAGGCGTCCGGGAATCCCGCGCCGTCGTCTTCCACCGTCAGCTTCAGGCCGTCGCCGCTTTCTTCCAGGAAGACCCGCACTTCGCCCTTGCCGTATTTCAGGGCGTTGGTGACGAGTTCGGCGGTGACCAGCCCCAGCGGCGCCAGCCGCCGCGCCGGCACGGTAATGGTGGGCGAGGCGAACACGATCTGACGGTCGGACGACAGCACCTGCAGATCGCCGATCAGCCCGCTCAGGTAGGCGCCCGCGTTGGTCGCCTCCACACCGCTTTCTTCGTACAGCCGCTGGTGCACCGACCCCACGGTCATGACCCGGGTCGCCGCCACCTGCAAGTGGGCCGACACGGTCGCGTCACCGCTCAGGTCACCCTGCAGCGCCAGCAGGGTCTGCACCAGCTGCAGGCTGTTGCGCACCCGATGATGCACTTCCTTCATCATCAGTTCAGAGCTGTACAGCTTGTTTTCCTGCATCGAGACCAGCGCGTTCAGCTGTTCTTCGTGCGCATGCCGTTCCGTCACGTCCCGCGCCACCGACACGACCCGCGCAATGGCGTCATGGTCATCGCGAATGGGCGAAATGGACACATCCCACCACTTGGCCACCCCGGTTTCGGTCGGGCACATGCCCTCGAAGCGGCTGGCGACGCCTTCCAGTGCCTGGTGGAAGGCGGCCTGCGCCTTTTCTACGTCGTCGGCGTCCCAGAACGACAGGTAGGAACGGCCCTTGACCGCCTCGAAATCGGCGATTTCAAGCTGCGTCACGCCGTACCGGTTCATGAATTCCAGGGCACCGTCGGCGGTCGCCACCATGATGCAGTCCGTGCTGGCGTTCAGGACCGTCTCGGAAAAATGGTCGTAGCGGTGTTTTTCGTCCGCTTCGGCCACGACACGCTCGCGTGTCATGGAGATGACGTTCGCCACGGCTTCCAGGAAAACCAGATCGGTTTCCGAGAAATCCTCGTCGTCGGGACTGTCGGCTTCCAG
This window encodes:
- a CDS encoding sensor histidine kinase, which codes for MSQQPPQEVAAAALSNSSVRLKRQHELAVDFAIGALKTRDIRRVIDEACRVVALGLNARFVKVLRYRHDTGTLLLEAGTGWAQDEIGTAVLSADDASPAGHAYVSGRPVISNHLGGEHRFRTPELLARYGIKRAVNVPIRGVPESYGVLEADSPDDEDFSETDLVFLEAVANVISMTRERVVAEADEKHRYDHFSETVLNASTDCIMVATADGALEFMNRYGVTQLEIADFEAVKGRSYLSFWDADDVEKAQAAFHQALEGVASRFEGMCPTETGVAKWWDVSISPIRDDHDAIARVVSVARDVTERHAHEEQLNALVSMQENKLYSSELMMKEVHHRVRNSLQLVQTLLALQGDLSGDATVSAHLQVAATRVMTVGSVHQRLYEESGVEATNAGAYLSGLIGDLQVLSSDRQIVFASPTITVPARRLAPLGLVTAELVTNALKYGKGEVRVFLEESGDGLKLTVEDDGAGFPDAFPKPQGTGLGMRLVNTYAGRGKNAITVDRTVPFSRIVVLFKTT